The genomic DNA CATGCACCACCAGTAACAGATCTATCTGGTTCTAAGTTATACAacatataaactttttttttactagcTGCTACAGACTTCACTgctttaataaactttttagtTTCCAAACTTTTcagaattttattcaattgAATAGGCATTAGATTAGATTTAAATCTTATATCTCTAATCCATATTCCTTTATTCCCAGCTTCTTcaattatactatatacaatCTTCTCTTCGTTATCAGCACCTTttgcaatttttgttttagatGGATCTTTTAACCGATAAAGCAATGATCCACCATGTTTAAACAAATCAAAATATCCTTGAGATAAtaacttatttataatttgtgcTCTTTGAACTGGTTGTAGATTTGGCATTTCGCTCACCAAATCTTTGTCTGATATCCCTTTTGGTCTAGCCTGTGCCAAAGCAATTATTCTGTAAAcattatgaaaatatgataaaaatatggtacattaaaattattcaaagttcgtaaaatttatataatacgtcATATTAATCAATGCAAGCTCTCTTCACTTTTCAGTCACATTTCTAACctaataaagaaattcaatcGAGTAAAACTCGCAGTGtgtatttaaatgtataatataaacatacttTTGCTCTATTATACCAAGACCATTAGAATCGTTAGATGTACTCTTGTCATGTTCTTCTGAAGTACTTGTTTCTGTTTCCATTTGATCTTCGTTCTAATAATTCTTAGAAAACGTAAACTGAAACGATACTCAAGAACTGAAACTTATATGATGCttttagaataaataataaacatataataatttttgttgaatattaattaaatcacttgaaaatattatataacatggAAAATCCATTAAATACTATGACTGATTCTTCAGATAAACAAACACTGAAAGATGAAGATCTTTTTATAGGTTATAAGAACTGGAATCGACTTATCACTGCAGCTTCTACTGTAAGCTTCTATTgtgaacaattatttttattatcttatactTTTGATCgcattcaataattttatagtatATTTCTACTTTTAGATAGGTTATAAAGAAGGCATAGAAGATGGAGAAGAATCGGTATTTCAAGAAGGATTTGATATGGGTTATAAAGATGCTTTCAATATGGCATTTATGCTAGGAAAATATAAAGGACTAATAAGTTCTATACAACAAAATGTAGAACTCTCttcgtttgtaaaaaatatactcCATGAAACTAAAAAGGGCATATGTTACATATGCAATGAAGAATTGCAAAGTAAAGATATTAACGAATGGACAGAAGATATACCATTTATAGATCTTgtagaaaagcaaaaaacatATTCTAAGAATGTTATTAAAACATTACATGAAAATCTTGAAttgattatgataaaaaacaatatcgaTGTCCAAAAATTAGCCctaaatatataacttttatatctattttaaaaagatataggaTAAACATTGCacagaatttttttgttaataagtTTATATTGACACGAATGACGTTCTTATATTAGCAGTAAATAAAGAGTAAGAtgtgtaaataatttcttttttataaatataatccttCGGGTGAGCCTTCCTTTTTACGATATAGAACACTTTCTTTAGATTTTTTGAAATCATCACTCGTAACTTTCATACGGCGTTCACGTAATGCCATTAAACCAGCTTCAGTACATATAgcctaaaaagaaattgtttataattaacaatactGTGTTAAATAgagtattatacataaatatattataccttTATATCGGCACCAGATAAATCATCCTTTGCCATAATTAATTCTGCTAAATTTACGTCTGGTGCTAAGGTCATTCTACTAGTATGAATACTGAAAATCcttcttttagttttttcaTCTGGTAGCggaaattctatttttctatcaataCGTCCTGGTCTTATCAATGCTGGATCTAATGTCTCTATTCTATTGGTAGCCATAACAACTTTTACATCCCCCCTACTATCGAAACCTAGTTTATatcaaatgaatattatagaaatatgacAAATATGGAACGTCAATAATAgttaaattacaattaatgtAATGATTACCATCAAGTTGATTTAAGAGTTCTAACATAGTCCTCtgaatttctctttccccACCACTATTACTATCATATCTTTTTGTTCCTACTGCATCAATTTCATCTATAAAAACTATGGATGGAGCATGTTCCTCTGCAACTCTAAATAATTCTCTTACAAGTTTGGGACCATCTcccaaatatttttgtatcagTTCAGAACCAACAACTCTAAGAAAAGTTGCAGATGTTTGATTAGCTACAGCCTTTGCCAGAAGTGTTTTACCCGTCCCAGGTGGTCCATAGAGTATAACTCCTTTAGGTGGTTTAATACCCATCTCTTCATAATATTCTGGATGAGTTAACGGCAATTCTACagattctttaatttcttgaaTTTGGGTATCAAGTcctaaaaaattttaagatataaaaatattttttatgttaaattatgatacaatattatagaaaaatatatataagcttTTCAATGATTCAAAGTCAATTGTATACCTCCAATATCTGCATATGTTTCTTGCGGtgctttttctaatttcattaCTGTAACCATAGGATCTGTGTCATCGCCTAATACCCCTACTACAGCATGAACTTTATGATTCAATAATACAGAACAACCAGGTTCTAACTGATCTTTATCaacaaatgataaaattgataCATAGTGTTCCGATCCAACAGAAGTAGAAACTATAGCATGATTATCATCGATGATTTCTTCTAATGTTCCGACAGACATTGGTGTTCCACGAAGATCATCTACTTTTgacctttcttcttcatttttctcttcctgtGGCTTTAGGCGTTCTTGATTCCTAATAAATTCTTCTTCCATAAgcaaataatcttttatacgTTCAAGCTTTAAAAGTTTCAATCTACAACGCGTATGAGGTGTTACTTGAGGTAATTTTAAAGCTGCATCTGGACCTTTAGtacgtctcttcttttttcctactcTTGTAGGTATAGGTGGttcatatttcttctttttatctttatcatcTTTCTTGTCTCCACCTGTACCTCCACTACCAGATTGATTTTGTCCCTACAGAAAACATATCGTattaaagtatttattattcaagaattaaaactattttattaattttatttctaatatgtgataaaataatagattttattcgTGTCACCAATTCGTACAATTAACCTAAAATTTTTACAACGCTAtatatttttgacaaaattagaatacgtacacgtaaaaaatatttctttcgtttaaattatatcctatttataaaaaattatattatttttaacgctAATAATCACAATTTTGACAACTTACCATTTTTAATCAACTTCACAACACTATGAAAAACGGCGAAGTCATTCATAGGAATCGCGTTTACAGTGAACGGCAGTATTATATACTAAACGATTCGTTTACAATAAGTTGTGCTATGATTGGTTCAACTCAGACCAATCAggaatgataaattaaataactttttcaatttgtttcatttatttaatacgaattttattGTGTACTAcgcatttcatttcattaagtTGTTAAATAAGTGATAATAAAACTTAAgtgaacaaatatatattaatattatattattatttaattctttgtatatgaaatatatattatcctaaagggaattatttcaatttataaaacattaaaaaaaattaatcttttatttgcatttatttCAAGTGCAAAAGTTGTGTcgtgtacatataaatatgtgcgaatcttatttccatttaatgaaatatgtgCACAATATACGACATGAATGCAAAattgaaaatacttttatcataatagtatgtatacatgtatatatatatataattaaatagtatataattttatatatattcatatatatatatatatatgaaattcttttaatggtatatttttgttttattaacaatGCTAATAAATGGTAAATCACTGAGATTTTATTGTAGCATTTACATACATCTATTTTCAATAGAGTGTTTTCTAACCGTTGTTGATTATCACTCCTCTA from Vespula pensylvanica isolate Volc-1 chromosome 13, ASM1446617v1, whole genome shotgun sequence includes the following:
- the LOC122633744 gene encoding probable DNA-directed RNA polymerase III subunit RPC6 isoform X1 encodes the protein METETSTSEEHDKSTSNDSNGLGIIEQKIIALAQARPKGISDKDLVSEMPNLQPVQRAQIINKLLSQGYFDLFKHGGSLLYRLKDPSKTKIAKGADNEEKIVYSIIEEAGNKGIWIRDIRFKSNLMPIQLNKILKSLETKKFIKAVKSVAASKKKVYMLYNLEPDRSVTGGAWYQDQDFEAEFVDILNQQCFRFLEQKREEANKWDGGPIDARNIAFASSKEVWKFISDLGISKVKLSVEDLEMILNTLIYDGKVEKTLSSDGSNLYRSVQPLLTSPGLIKVPCGVCPVRKDCCDIGDVTPTKCQYIMEWMN
- the LOC122633745 gene encoding uncharacterized protein LOC122633745, with amino-acid sequence MENPLNTMTDSSDKQTLKDEDLFIGYKNWNRLITAASTIGYKEGIEDGEESVFQEGFDMGYKDAFNMAFMLGKYKGLISSIQQNVELSSFVKNILHETKKGICYICNEELQSKDINEWTEDIPFIDLVEKQKTYSKNVIKTLHENLELIMIKNNIDVQKLALNI
- the LOC122633743 gene encoding 26S proteasome regulatory subunit 4; its protein translation is MGQNQSGSGGTGGDKKDDKDKKKKYEPPIPTRVGKKKRRTKGPDAALKLPQVTPHTRCRLKLLKLERIKDYLLMEEEFIRNQERLKPQEEKNEEERSKVDDLRGTPMSVGTLEEIIDDNHAIVSTSVGSEHYVSILSFVDKDQLEPGCSVLLNHKVHAVVGVLGDDTDPMVTVMKLEKAPQETYADIGGLDTQIQEIKESVELPLTHPEYYEEMGIKPPKGVILYGPPGTGKTLLAKAVANQTSATFLRVVGSELIQKYLGDGPKLVRELFRVAEEHAPSIVFIDEIDAVGTKRYDSNSGGEREIQRTMLELLNQLDGFDSRGDVKVVMATNRIETLDPALIRPGRIDRKIEFPLPDEKTKRRIFSIHTSRMTLAPDVNLAELIMAKDDLSGADIKAICTEAGLMALRERRMKVTSDDFKKSKESVLYRKKEGSPEGLYL